GCGCCGCGGTCCGGGGCCTGGTGGACCGGGCGGGCGCCGCCGAGGAGAAGCACGCGGACTGGGTGTCCCAGGTGATGGCCGAGCGGGCCAGGACCAAGGATCCGCTGGTCGCCGCGCGGTTGAACAGCGCCCAGGCGGTGCCGCTGCGCAAGGAGGTGCAGACGGTGCTGGCCGAGCTGATCACCAAGGTGCGCGCCGACGTGGAGGCCGACCGCAGGCACTCGTCCCGGCAGGCCTCCATCGCGATCGCGGTGATCGTGGTGCTCGGCGTGCTCACCACCGGCAGCGCGGTCATGGTGGCCTGGCGGCTGAGCCGGGACCTGCGCCGCGAGGTGGGCGCCGCGGTCGGGCACATCCAGAGCTCGTCGGCGCAGCTGGAGGCGGCGGCCGCGCAGCAGGTGAACGGCGGCCGCGACCAGGCCAGCGCGATGAGCGAGATCACCACCACGATCAACGAGCTGCTGATCACCTCGCGGCAGATCGCGGACAGCGCCCAGCGGGTCTCCAAGATCGCCGAGGAGACCGAGACGGCGGCCCGCGACGGCGACGCCACCATCGACCAGACCCGGGCGTCGATCGTCGCGATCCGCACCCAGGTCGACCAGATCGTCCAGCACATGCTGGCGCTGGGCGAGAAGTCGCAGCAGATCGGCGGGGTGGTGGACCTGGTCTCGGAGCTGGCCGAGCAGACCAACATCCTGGCCATCAACGCCACCATCGAGGCAAGCGGCGCCGGCGAGTGGGGCCGCCGGTTCGCCGTGGTGGCCGAGGAGATCCGCAAGCTGGCCGACCGGACCGCCGCGTCGGCCAAGGAGATCCGGGCGCTGATCGAGGACGTCCGGGGCGCGGTGAACACCACGGTGATGGCCACCGAGATCGGGGCGAAGGCGGTGGACGCCGGGGCCCGGCAGTTCGACGACGCGACCAACTCGTTCCGGGAGATCGTGCAGCTGGTGGCGACCACGAACGACGCCACCCGGGAGATCGAGCTCTCCACCAAGCAGCAGACCACCGCGGTCGAGCAGGTCAACGTGGCCGCCTCGGACACCGCCCGGGTGTCCCGGGAGACTGAGGCCAGCGCGGTGCAGACCAAGCAGACCGCGGCGCACCTGAGCACCCTCTCCGGCGACCTGCTGGAGCTGGTCGGGACCCGGGGCCACTGAGATGCCGGAGAACCGGGATCCGCTGCGCTACTTCCGGATCGAGGCGCAGGAGCTGGTCGAGCAGATCAGCTCCGGGGTGCTCGACCTGGACCAGCGGCCCGGTCCGGAGCCGGTGGCGAAGCTGCTGCGGGTGGCGCACACGCTCAAGGGCGCGGCCCGGGTGGTGAAGCAGAAGCAGATCGCCGACCGGGCCCACGAGTTGGAGGAGATCCTGGTCCCGCACCGGGACTCGGCGGGTGCGCTGGCGGCCGACGAGATGCGCGAGCTGCTGCGCCTGAACGACGAGATCAGCGCCCAGGTGGCGGCCCTGTCCCAGCCGGTGGTCGCGGCCCCGCCGCCGCCCCCGGCTCCGATCCCGGAGCCGGCACCGGAGGCGGCACCGGAGGCGGCACCGGAGGCGGTGCCCGGCCCGGAGCCCATGGAGCCCGCGGCGCCGCGGTCCGTCACCGCCGACCTGGACGAGCTGCTGGACGCGATCACCGAGACGACCGCCCGGATGGCGCCGCTGCGGGCCGGCAGCCACCTCGTCGAACGCCTCCACCACACCGCCGAGACGCTCGCCGACCAGCTGCGCGGCGGCCGGACCGCGGCCGCCGTCACGCACGCCTCGGCTCGGCGGCTCGCCGGCGAGCTGGGCACCGCCGGGCGGCGGCTGATCGACGCGGTCGACCAGATCGAGCGTGAGCTGGACGACGTCCGGGCCAAGGCGGAGAGCCTGCGGCTGGTGCCGGCCGGGAGCATCTTCACGGCGCTGCGCCGGGCGGTCCGCGACGCCGCGGACAGCGAGGGCCGCCGGGTGCGGTTCGTGGCGCACGGCGCCGACGTCCGGATGGGCTCGCACCTGCTCGGCCCGGCCAGCGCCGCGTTCCTGCACGTGGTCCGCAACGCCGTGGTGCACGGCATCGAGCCGGCCGCGGAGCGGGTGGCCGCCGGGAAATCGCCGGAGGGCACGGTCACCTTCGAGGTGGAGCGGCAGGGCCGGTACGCCACCTTCCGCTGCACCGACGACGGGCGGGGCTTCGACGTGGCGGCGCTGCGCCGCCAGGCCGAGGCCCGGGGCCTGCCGGCGACCGGCGAGGCCGAGGTGCTCGACCAGGTGCTGCACGGCGGGCTGAGCACGTCGGCGGCGGTCACCGAGGTGTCCGGCCGGGCGATCGGGATGGACGTGCTGCGCGACGTCGCCGGTCAGCTGCGCGGCGAGGTGAAGATCCGCAGCACGCCCGGGGCCGGCGCGGTCGTCGAGCTGATCGTGCCGCTCGCGCTGCTGAGCATGACCGGCCTGCTGGTGGAGACCGCGGGCACGGTCGCCTCGCTGCCGCTGGACGCGGTCCGGGCCTGCGTGCGGCTCAGCGCCGCGGAGGCGGTCACCGCGGCGTCCACCGGCAAGCTGGTCTACCAGGACACCGCCGCGCCGTTCCGGCAGCTGGCCGAGGCCCTCTACACCGGACGGACGGTGCCGGACACCGCCGGGCCGGGGGCGGCGGTGCTGGTGGACAGCGGGGACGGCCTGGTCGCGGTCGGCGTGGACCGGCTCTGCGGCACGCACGCGCTGGTCGCCCGGCCGCTGCCGGAGCTGGCCCCGTCCACCCCGGCGATCGGCAGCGTCTCGGTCGACAGCGACGGCAACCCGCGGCTGGTCCTCGACCCGCCCGGGCTGGCCCGGGAGATGCTGCGCGGCGAGGGCACCGGTGCGCGGCCGGCCGCCGCGACGGTCGCCCCGCCGCTGCCGGTACTGGTCGTCGACGACTCGCTGACCACCCGGATGCTGGAGCGCAGCATCCTGGAGTCGGCCGGCTACGACGTGGACCTGGCCGCCTCCGCCGAGGAGGCGCTGGACCAGGCCCGGTCCCGCCGGTACGGCCTGTTCCTCACCGACATCGACATGCCCGGCATCGACGGCTTCACCTTCGTCGAGCGCACCCGCGCCGACCCGGAGCTGGCCGGCGTCCCGGCGATCCTGGTCAGCTCCCGGGCCAGCGCCGCCGACCGGGAGCGCGGGATGCGGGCCGGGGCCAGCGCGTACGTGGTCAAGGGCGAGTTCGACCAGGAGGAACTGCTCGCCCACATCCGCCGGCTGGTGGTCCGCGCATGATCCGGGTCCTGGTGGTGGAGGACTCCCTGACCATGCGCCACTACCTGCGTGAGGCGCTCGCCGCGGACCCGGAGTTGCAGGTGATCGGCGAGGCGGTGACCGGCGAGCAGGCGGTCGAGCTGACCGGCCGGCTGCGCCCGGACGTGATCACCATGGACATGATGCTGCCCGGGATCAGCGGGTTGCAGGCGACCGAGCACATCATGGCGGAGCACCCGACGCCGATCCTGGTGGTGTCGTCGGCGGACCGGCAGGAGCTGTTCAGCACGTACAACGCGCTCGCGGCGGGTGCGGTGGACGTGCTGGAGAAGCCGCGCGGGGACGACTCCGACGTGGACTGGTCACCGCGCTTACGGCGTACCGTAAGAATGGTTTCCCGGATCCGGGTGATCACGCATCCGCGAGCGCGGCTGGAGGGGCGGGCCCGGCCCGCGCCACCGCCCCCTCCCCCGGCCCCCGCCGCGGCCCCGGCCGCCACCGACGCGATGGCCGTGGTCGCCGTCGGCGCCTCGACCGGCGGGCCGGGCGCGCTCACCGAGCTGCTGCGCGACCTGCCGCCGCACTTCCGCACGCCGGTGCTGGTGGTGCAGCACATCGCGGCGAGCGAGCAGTTCGCGACGGCGTTCTCCGACTGGCTGGGCGGGCAGACCGGGCGCAACGTGCGTTACGCGGCCGACGGCCTGGCGGTGAGCGGGCTCGCCGGGCAGGTGCTGCTCGCCCCGCCGGACCGGCACCTTTACGTCAAGGACCACATCCTGCGGCTGTCCAGCGGCCCGCCCCGGCACTCCTGCCGCCCCTCGGTCGACGTGCTGTTCGAGTCGGTGGCCACCGAGTACGGCAACCTGGCGGCCGGCTGCCTGCTCACCGGCATGGGCCGGGACGGCGCGTCCGGGCTGCTCCAGATGCGTCAGCGCGGCGCGGTCACCTTCGCCCAGGACGAGCAGACCTGCGTGGTCTACGGCATGCCGCGGGAGGCGGCGCTGCTCGGCGCGGCCACGTACGTGCTGTCCCCGGCGCGGATCTCGGCGAGGCTGGCCGGGCTGCGTCCGGCGGGGAGCCGTCGATGAAGCCGACCGTGCTGATCGTCGACGACAGCCTGACCGTGCGGATGGACCTGCACGACGCGTTCTCCGACGACGGGTTCCGGACGATCCTGTGCGCGACCGGCGCGGAGGCGCGGGCCGCGTTCGCCCGGGACGAGTTCGACGCCGCGATCCTGGACGTGCTGCTGCCCGACGCCGACGGCCTGGAGCTGCTCACCGAGCTGCGCGGCTCGACCGCGCACGCCGAGGTGGTGACCATGCTGCTGTCGGTGGAGAGCGAGGTCACCGACCGGCTGGCCGGGCTGCGGATCGGCGCGGACGAGTACGTCGGGAAACCGTACGACGCCGGGTACGTGGTGGCCCGCACCCGGCAGTTGCTCGGCGACGGCCCGGACAGCTCCGACGGCGGAACCACCATCCTGGTCATCGACGACAGCACCACGTTCCGTGAGCGGCTGCGTGATCTGCTCGAACCCGAGGGCTACACGGTGCTGACCGCGGCCACCGGCGAGGAGGGCCTGCGGATGGCCGCCGACCGCCGGCCGAACGCGGTGATCGTGGACGGCGTGATGCCCGGCATCGACGGCGCCACGGTGATCCGCCGGATCCGGCTCGACCCGGCGCTGCGCGACACCCCGTGCCTGCTGATGACCGCGGCCGACGACTACGCCACCGAGATGCAGATGCTGGAGGCCGGCGCCGACGCGTTCGTCCGCAAGCAGCAGGATCTCGCGGTGGTCCTGGCGAAGCTGGCCGCGGTGCTGCGGCAGGCCGCCGAGCAGCTGCCGATCGGGGCGATCGGCAGCCTGCACGGGCCGGGCAAGGTCCTCATCATCAGCCCGGACCGCGCCGAGCTGGAGGTGTGGGCCGAGACGCTGCGCGCCGACGGCTACGACATCGTCCAGAGCGGCGCCGTCGAGGACGCCCTGGAGCTGCTCGCCGAGCAGCCCGTCGACTGCATCGTGCTCGGCCTCGACGACGACCTGCCCGGCGCCCGCGCGGCCTGCCGCCGGATCCGCGAGGTGCCGCAGGTCGGCGAGCTCCCCCTGGTGATGACCGGCGGCGACGACGCGATGCTGGACTGCCTGGCGGCCGGCGCCGACGACTACGTGCGGCAGCCCGACGTCCCGGAGGGGCTGCGGGTGCACGTCCGCGCGCAGATCCGCCGCAAGCAGTCGCACGACGAGGCCCGCCGGATCCGCGAGGAGCTGATGCGCCGCGAGCTGGACGCGGCGCAGGAGCGCGCGGCCCGCGAGCTGGCCGAGGCCCGGGCCGCGATGGTCGAGGAACTGGAGTGGCGCAACCG
Above is a genomic segment from Actinoplanes ianthinogenes containing:
- the cheB gene encoding chemotaxis-specific protein-glutamate methyltransferase CheB; this encodes MIRVLVVEDSLTMRHYLREALAADPELQVIGEAVTGEQAVELTGRLRPDVITMDMMLPGISGLQATEHIMAEHPTPILVVSSADRQELFSTYNALAAGAVDVLEKPRGDDSDVDWSPRLRRTVRMVSRIRVITHPRARLEGRARPAPPPPPPAPAAAPAATDAMAVVAVGASTGGPGALTELLRDLPPHFRTPVLVVQHIAASEQFATAFSDWLGGQTGRNVRYAADGLAVSGLAGQVLLAPPDRHLYVKDHILRLSSGPPRHSCRPSVDVLFESVATEYGNLAAGCLLTGMGRDGASGLLQMRQRGAVTFAQDEQTCVVYGMPREAALLGAATYVLSPARISARLAGLRPAGSRR
- a CDS encoding response regulator; the encoded protein is MKPTVLIVDDSLTVRMDLHDAFSDDGFRTILCATGAEARAAFARDEFDAAILDVLLPDADGLELLTELRGSTAHAEVVTMLLSVESEVTDRLAGLRIGADEYVGKPYDAGYVVARTRQLLGDGPDSSDGGTTILVIDDSTTFRERLRDLLEPEGYTVLTAATGEEGLRMAADRRPNAVIVDGVMPGIDGATVIRRIRLDPALRDTPCLLMTAADDYATEMQMLEAGADAFVRKQQDLAVVLAKLAAVLRQAAEQLPIGAIGSLHGPGKVLIISPDRAELEVWAETLRADGYDIVQSGAVEDALELLAEQPVDCIVLGLDDDLPGARAACRRIREVPQVGELPLVMTGGDDAMLDCLAAGADDYVRQPDVPEGLRVHVRAQIRRKQSHDEARRIREELMRRELDAAQERAARELAEARAAMVEELEWRNRELEAFSGSVSHDLRGPLQVISSFAEHMLEEADDEQLGEQTRHRLTRIHAAALRMADLVESLLILARASRGELRRTTFDLTATARQVCAEVAARDPDHKVDFEVQEGMSADADEGLVRVILENLVNNAVKFTRKIEHPVITVGCQDGRFFVRDNGAGFPAGKAGELFRPFARLHDARDFPGTGIGLTTVHRAVERHGGEIHAEGEEGRGATFWFTLP
- a CDS encoding hybrid sensor histidine kinase/response regulator; this encodes MPENRDPLRYFRIEAQELVEQISSGVLDLDQRPGPEPVAKLLRVAHTLKGAARVVKQKQIADRAHELEEILVPHRDSAGALAADEMRELLRLNDEISAQVAALSQPVVAAPPPPPAPIPEPAPEAAPEAAPEAVPGPEPMEPAAPRSVTADLDELLDAITETTARMAPLRAGSHLVERLHHTAETLADQLRGGRTAAAVTHASARRLAGELGTAGRRLIDAVDQIERELDDVRAKAESLRLVPAGSIFTALRRAVRDAADSEGRRVRFVAHGADVRMGSHLLGPASAAFLHVVRNAVVHGIEPAAERVAAGKSPEGTVTFEVERQGRYATFRCTDDGRGFDVAALRRQAEARGLPATGEAEVLDQVLHGGLSTSAAVTEVSGRAIGMDVLRDVAGQLRGEVKIRSTPGAGAVVELIVPLALLSMTGLLVETAGTVASLPLDAVRACVRLSAAEAVTAASTGKLVYQDTAAPFRQLAEALYTGRTVPDTAGPGAAVLVDSGDGLVAVGVDRLCGTHALVARPLPELAPSTPAIGSVSVDSDGNPRLVLDPPGLAREMLRGEGTGARPAAATVAPPLPVLVVDDSLTTRMLERSILESAGYDVDLAASAEEALDQARSRRYGLFLTDIDMPGIDGFTFVERTRADPELAGVPAILVSSRASAADRERGMRAGASAYVVKGEFDQEELLAHIRRLVVRA
- a CDS encoding methyl-accepting chemotaxis protein; translated protein: MAGHTFGRKIGVGVGITSALTLLSVVLAAVGLLFVVTAKDRVIAAATHELTGAENLNRLMEKRLADYRGYMLYATPEYADATAADRTDFRSQLEELRTGTSAAVRGLVDRAGAAEEKHADWVSQVMAERARTKDPLVAARLNSAQAVPLRKEVQTVLAELITKVRADVEADRRHSSRQASIAIAVIVVLGVLTTGSAVMVAWRLSRDLRREVGAAVGHIQSSSAQLEAAAAQQVNGGRDQASAMSEITTTINELLITSRQIADSAQRVSKIAEETETAARDGDATIDQTRASIVAIRTQVDQIVQHMLALGEKSQQIGGVVDLVSELAEQTNILAINATIEASGAGEWGRRFAVVAEEIRKLADRTAASAKEIRALIEDVRGAVNTTVMATEIGAKAVDAGARQFDDATNSFREIVQLVATTNDATREIELSTKQQTTAVEQVNVAASDTARVSRETEASAVQTKQTAAHLSTLSGDLLELVGTRGH